The genomic window CGACCATCGCAACGAGGCCGAAGAACTGGATCTGATGGGCATGATGATGCAGGCCAAGGTTCAACAACTTGGTGGCATGAAAACCACACCTGATCCAATCCAGATTCTGCCGCAAATTGTGCCGTTGCGCGAGATGCTTGATACCGCCAATGAAGTTGCTGAAGGCAAAGTCATTTGGAGCGTGGTTGGTCAAAGCAATAATCTCATGCCAGCCATGTATGATCTCAAGAAGATTGGGCCACACGCAGCGATTGCCGGGCCGCCAATCTCTGGCAAAACAACCTTGCTCTACAACTGGGTGCTTTCGCTGGCCGATCGCTACACACCTGACCAAGTTGCAATGGTCTTGATTGACACTCGTGGACGCTTCTTCAAATATGGTGGCAAGCGCACCTTTGCTGATTTGCCGCATGTTTTGCAAACCGTCAGCGAAATCGACCAAATGTCGAGCTTGCTTGAAAATCTGCAAATTGAATGTCAAGCATTTGCCCAACAAGCAATAACTCGACCAGTGTATATCTTCATCGATAACTTTGAAGATTTCAGCGACGAAGCCGAAAGCAAACGTTCAGTCATGACCGATATTGCGGTGCTCACGCGGCGCTATGGTGGTGAAGGTGTGTTTGTGGTTATCGCAGGTACGCTCGATAGCTCAGCCAACGACTTGCGCCGTCGGGTTATGAGTGCTAACTTCGGGATTGGCTTACGCACAGCCCAAGCGGTTGAATCGCTGCGGGTTATGCGTACTCCAAGCGAAGTTCGCGGCAAAGAATTGCCAATGGGGCGTGGCTTTATGGTCAAGGCTGGTCAAACCACCCTGATTCAAGTTGCCAGCCCATATACCAACGGCAGCCAAGTGGTAGTCGAAGATGCCAGCGATGAAGCCGAACGCGTCATCAACGCGCTTGATGGCTGGGTCGAAACGATTGCTGAGCGCTACCCTGAACGCGCAGCTTGGTCAACCGGCGCAATCACAATTGGCGACAAGCCAACCAGCGTTGAACAAGATCCCAAAGTTGCACGGCTAGCAGCTTTGATCCGCCAAGGGGTACAACGCTTGATGCCACGGATCAAGGAATCCAATGGTGAAGGCAGCATTGCCGAAAGCATTATGCAAAATTACATTTCGATGGATTTTGTCAGCTGGAATAGCTCGGAGCGCCTACGCTCAATGCTGCATCAAATGTTGATCGATCAACATATGCACGATGGGCTTGATCTTGATACGGCCACGATGATGGCCGACATGACCAACAGCGACGATGAATCATTGATGCTGGCGTTTGAATCAACCCTAGTAGAAAGCTAGCAATACTTGGGTGGCAGGCTGAATTCAAAACTTGCCACCCAAACATAATCCTGTGCGAGGAGTTACGTTCATGGCTAAACAAGCCCGCTTTGAACTTTTCATCGATGTTTATGAAAAAAAGCAACAAGTTGCCCAAGCCCTCACCAACATGCCAACGGGCGAACTTGTTGAATCGATTCTGAAGGAATTTCGGCGTGATTTCGATTTTCTCGGCCAAAACCCCGATGCCTATTGCTTGCTGAAAGCTGATGGCACGGTTTTGAGCAATAATCGCACGCTCGATAAACAAGTATCCAATAAAGATCGCTTAATTTTTAGCGAAGCCATGCCGAATATGCCTGCTGACGGCCAACCAATGGCCCGGCGCATTTACCTACGCGAACATCCAACCGGCAATAGTTTTCGCTTACACTGGCAACCAGCAGTCATTGGCCGCTTCGATAATCAATCGAACAACGATCTTTTGGCAGTTGATTTGGGCAGCCATCCCAATGGCTTACGGGTTTCGCGTCGCCAATTTGAAATTACCGAAACTGGCGGCCATTTCTATATTGAAAGCCTTTCACCCAACCCAACCACGATCACCGATTCAACTGGGCGGCCAATTCAAGTCGATCGTCGCCAAGTGCTGCAACATGGCGATTTGATCACGCTTGATCGTAGCCAAATTACCTTTAAAGTGATTATCTCAGATTAGGCTATTCGCCGAAAAATCAATATGCAGTTAAAATAGCGCTTGGTTCAGATCAGCGCTATTTTTATGCGCAATTTAGCATTTAGGAGCAATAATGAGCGATTTAGAACACCTGCAAAGTTTGGTCGAAGATGCCTTTTTGGAAGCGCCCTTGATGTATGCCAATGGCTTTATCAACGGTTTAGGGGCAACCGATGCCTATACCGTTTTACAAACCAATGGCCGGGCCGTTGCCGTGGTAAATATGTCGCTACCAGTCGCTAAAACTCTTGGCCAAGGGCTTTTAGCCATGATTGCAGCCTACGAACAACAAACGGGCGAAACCGTTGCAACCCTCGATCAAATCCACGGACGCTAATTACGGAGCCTGATCAAACGAGATGCGATTGATTCATCTCGTTTGATCGATTTACGGGCCACGAATTAACTTAAAAATCCATCAAAAGCCCCTCTTGTAAAGCGCTAATCCATCGAGTATGCTGGAACAGATGCGATTCTATTATTCCTTGGTAAGGCTGCGCCATTTATTGCAGTCTTAACTAAGAAGGGTGTACGCTTAATCATGGTTTAACCTGAATAAGCGCATAGCATAATCATTGGCTAGTATCTCTAGCAATGATCACAATCTTCTGTTCTTTTTATACCCGATGGAGTTTACCTCATGGCTCAAGACACCGTTCAGGCCAAGTACGACGAGTTGGATCAAGTTGCCAGCCGTTTTGGCAAAGCTGCTGACACCACCACCGCAATTTTCAAATCGCTTGAAAATGTGGCCAATCGGCTCGAAGGCGGCGATTGGCAGGGCGATGCCCAAAAGGCATTTAGCGCTGAATTTCGAGGTGAGGTTCAACCAGCCTTTAACCGCCTCCATACCCTGTTCCAACAAGCCCAAAGTACAACCTTAGAGATCAAAAAAATCTTCCAACAAGCCGAGGAAGAAGCTGCGGCCCCATTCCGCAATGGCAATGGCATGGGTGGTGGCAACAATGGCACGACTGGCAATGGCAGCGGCAATGGGACTGCTGGCGATGGTGGCACTGGCACGGGCACGGGCAACACTGGTGATGGTGGCACAGGCACGGGCGGCTCAGGCAGTGGCCCAACCTTCAAGGGTAAAGTTAAAGTTCATACCTACGATTACAAAACCAAAACTGGCGAAACCAAGCCACAACTCAAATTAGGCGTTAGCGGCGCATTACTCGAAGACAAAGGCGATCTACTTAAGGTTGATGGCCCGATTCCTTACACCCTCAAAGGCAAATACCAAGTTGGTTATGGCGAAGCTGGGATCGGCTTAGGGATCAATGGTGATAAGAAATTTACAATTGGGCCATATGTTGAAGGAACAGTCGCCAAAGGCGAACTAACCAATGTCTATGGTGACAAAAACTTTGGGATAACTGAGACCCTTGAAGGCAAAGTGCTTTCGGTCGAGGGTTTTGCTGGCCTCAAAGATGGCTCAGTTGGCGCAACCATCGGCGGCACCCTGGCCTCAGTTCAAGCCACCAAAGGTCTGAATATTGCTGGGGTAAACGTTGGGGTTACCGCCGAAGTTGGCCTCAAGGCCGAGCTTGGCTTTAGCATCGGTAAAGAAACCAAAATCAAATTACCATTTGTTTCGTTTGGCTTCTCGTTTGGCGGAGCAAAATAACCTAGAGAGGGTGTTAACTCATGGATGGACTTATTTTAGAGCGTAACGAGTTTTTAGTCTTACTCGAAGCCGCTCGTACCAATAAAATCATTGGCTTAGATAATGAAACGTTGGTTCCGCATGATCAAGCAACCCACCTTGCAGCACTCAATCAAGGCGTACAAGGCTTAGTTGCCAAAGAATTAGCCACAATCAACGAAGATGAAGTCGTCATGATCGAACGCGAAATTTTAGAATTTTCGCAAATTGTGGCCTTTCCCGATATTGCCTTCATCACCACCCGCGATACGCCAAACGTTGGCAGCCAATTATTCCTACACTATGTCAATCAATTAGGCGTTGTCGAGCAAACCTTGCCAAACGAGCAACAGCATCGTTTAGCATTCTTGCCCGATATGTTGGTGCTCTTTGATCGTTTAGCGTTTTTGCTCGAAGTTCAACCGAGCAAAGCCTTTGAGGCTAGCGTGCGGCTCAGCCAAAGCGAATTTATGGCGATCAAAGAGTTGGCTGAAAATCGCGCCGAAGCCGAAGCCTTCAAACGCCTAAGCCGCGCCGGGCTTGATGAGCAAGCCGCTCAAGCCTTGATTGCAGCAATTCAAGCGCCAATCTTCAGTGCCTCGTTGGCAATTTTGCGCTGCGAAGATACTGAAATTGTCGATGCGATCAACCCAGCGATTTTGCAAGGGCCAACCAGTGCTTGGGCAATTCAGTTGGACGAAGCTGATCTCGAAACCTTCGAGGTTCAATCGATCGATCAAGCTTGGTTACGCCAGCAGATTCAACATTGGTTTGAACAATTGGCAACTGCCGCCTTATAGACTTAATTGGCCGATTTAACGGCCAGCGAAGAACCATGAACCAGCGCTTAACGCCTGATTGTTCATGGTTCTTCATTTTGATCGTTGTCCAAAAGGTAGGACTTTGGTATACTGACAGTGGAGTACTAGAGTGTCACTTGGCCTCATGGGTTATTTTCTATTTAATCAAAACTTGTTCTTTTTATTGGCTCCCAACTCATGAGTCACCCACCCTAGGAACTCTAATCGACTATCAACCCCATTTACAACCTAGGAGTATGTGTCATGAGCAAGGATGTTGTTCAGATACAGTATGAGCAAACTGCCCAAGTTGCTCAGCATTTTGGCCGCCTCAAGCAAACGGTTGAACAATTGCAAACGACAATTCGCAACGTCAGCCAACCATTGGTTGATCGCGATTGGCAGGGCGATGCCAGCGTTGCCTTTGCTAAAGAACTCGACGGCGAAATTTACCCAACCTTCAATCGTTTGATCACTGCGTTCCAAACCGCTCAAGAAGTCACACTCGAAATCCAAAAAATCTTTGGTCAAGCCGAAGAAGAAGCGGCTGCCTTATTCAAAGGCGAGTTACTCGGCAGCGCCGACGGTGGCAAGGGTGGCGGAAGTTGGCTCGATAGTGTTGGCGGCTTCTTCAGCAGTGTTGGTAATGGCATCAAAGATTTCTTCGTTGGCGCAGGCAAAGAACTCAAAGATATGGTGGTTGGGGTTTGGAACATGGTCACCAGCCCAATCGAAACCGCCAAAGGCATTTGGCATGCAGTAACCCACCCAGGCGAATTCTGGGAAGCCTTCAAAGCGCCGTATGTTGAAGCCTGGGAAAATGGCCGCCCGTGGGAAGCAATTGGCCGTGGCACGATGTTTATTGGCTCGTTGCTGATCGGCACCAAAGGTGCTGATAAAGTTGGTAAAGCGGCTAAGATTAGCAAAGCTGCCACCGTTGCCGATGCAGCATCAGACATTGCTCGCGTCAGCAATCCACTCCAAGCAGCCAGCGATATTGGCATGCTCGCCAAAGGTGGTGGCGCTGAAACTGCCATGGCTCGCTATATCGCCAATCAATCAAGCCATGTTGGC from Chloroflexota bacterium includes these protein-coding regions:
- a CDS encoding FHA domain-containing protein, with translation MAKQARFELFIDVYEKKQQVAQALTNMPTGELVESILKEFRRDFDFLGQNPDAYCLLKADGTVLSNNRTLDKQVSNKDRLIFSEAMPNMPADGQPMARRIYLREHPTGNSFRLHWQPAVIGRFDNQSNNDLLAVDLGSHPNGLRVSRRQFEITETGGHFYIESLSPNPTTITDSTGRPIQVDRRQVLQHGDLITLDRSQITFKVIISD
- a CDS encoding WXG100 family type VII secretion target gives rise to the protein MAQDTVQAKYDELDQVASRFGKAADTTTAIFKSLENVANRLEGGDWQGDAQKAFSAEFRGEVQPAFNRLHTLFQQAQSTTLEIKKIFQQAEEEAAAPFRNGNGMGGGNNGTTGNGSGNGTAGDGGTGTGTGNTGDGGTGTGGSGSGPTFKGKVKVHTYDYKTKTGETKPQLKLGVSGALLEDKGDLLKVDGPIPYTLKGKYQVGYGEAGIGLGINGDKKFTIGPYVEGTVAKGELTNVYGDKNFGITETLEGKVLSVEGFAGLKDGSVGATIGGTLASVQATKGLNIAGVNVGVTAEVGLKAELGFSIGKETKIKLPFVSFGFSFGGAK
- a CDS encoding WXG100 family type VII secretion target; this encodes MSKDVVQIQYEQTAQVAQHFGRLKQTVEQLQTTIRNVSQPLVDRDWQGDASVAFAKELDGEIYPTFNRLITAFQTAQEVTLEIQKIFGQAEEEAAALFKGELLGSADGGKGGGSWLDSVGGFFSSVGNGIKDFFVGAGKELKDMVVGVWNMVTSPIETAKGIWHAVTHPGEFWEAFKAPYVEAWENGRPWEAIGRGTMFIGSLLIGTKGADKVGKAAKISKAATVADAASDIARVSNPLQAASDIGMLAKGGGAETAMARYIANQSSHVGTGTALTDRVVLGAFKADPASGFLGYIGEANANGGRYFSTTSDVWNKLKPIAEGGNNRIWPVNREFLQAQLESGISRIDIKGSSIDDILTKRPQSYSAMEVRFMQSQAYQYGYRQVGNSWVKTGDWRASTTGRVIGGSIGPGGEILQTSQSLND